The following proteins are co-located in the Primulina tabacum isolate GXHZ01 chromosome 11, ASM2559414v2, whole genome shotgun sequence genome:
- the LOC142519348 gene encoding protodermal factor 1-like, whose amino-acid sequence MERLKSKDAMLLLWAALLSQNLLIPVMSAASFEDQKNYYPPLVSYTPPSQGSGGGHATPTPSHGGGSGSSGGSPPANCGTPPSGRHHRTSPSTPGGSGGGGYYHSPPTSTPSPTTPTTPTPGSGTSPTTPIVNPPIVIPGTPSTPGVTTPSPPFSFGPTSPPFTCIFWRNHPTLVWGLIGWLGTVDGPVNGGTIGGTFGLPTVPGFSPNTNVLQALSNTHTDGYGSLYREGTAAFLNSMAHARFPYTTTQVRDSFIAALSSNKAASAQAQLFKLANEGRTQPRI is encoded by the exons TGCAATGTTGCTTCTGTGGGCGGCGTTGCTTTCCCAAAACTTGCTCATTCCTGTCATGTCTGCAGCAAGCTTTGAGGATCAGAAAAACTACTATCCTCCATTAG TTTCATACACCCCTCCATCACAAGGTTCAGGAGGTGGCCATGCAACTCCGACACCTTCTCATGGAGGTGGCAGCGGCAGCTCCGGAGGTTCTCCACCAGCCAACTGTGGTACCCCACCAAGCGGCAGACATCACCGAACTAGTCCATCTACTCCAGGTGGAAGTGGAGGTGGCGGATACTACCACTCCCCTCCAACCTCAACCCCGTCCCCTACGACACCAACCACTCCGACACCAGGAAGTGGAACTTCGCCAACCACCCCAATCGTCAACCCTCCAATTGTCATCCCGGGGACTCCAAGCACTCCCGGCGTCACAACTCCGTCACCTCCATTTTCCTTTGGTCCAACCTCTCCACCTTTTACTTGCAT TTTCTGGAGGAATCACCCGACATTGGTGTGGGGATTAATTGGCTGGCTTGGAACAGTTGACGGACCAGTTAATGGCGGAACAATTGGTGGCACATTCGGCTTGCCTACTGTTCCTGGATTTAGTCCTAACACAAATGTGCTTCAGGCTCTTTCAAACACACATACTGACGGCTATGGATCACTTTACAGGGAAGGGACTGCAGCTTTCCTCAACTCCATGGCGCACGCGAGATTCCCTTACACAACCACACAAGTCAGGGATAGTTTTATTGCGGCGCTTAGCTCAAACAAAGCAGCATCAGCTCAGGCACAGCTCTTCAAGCTGGCTAATGAGGGTAGAACCCAGCCAAGAATATGA